The Candidatus Krumholzibacteriia bacterium genome contains a region encoding:
- a CDS encoding GDP-mannose 4,6-dehydratase has translation MARILVTGARGFVGPHLLRHLEALGHEVWGTDRPETPAPETHRACDLTQAEAVRELVHDLRPDAVVHLASVSSVARSFAAPQQTLANNLLSACNLFEALRPRPATRVLVIGSAEQYGRVRADELPLREEQPFRPSSPYAVSKVAQEFLALQYHTAHGLDVVVVRSFNHSGPGQSDDFVLPAVAKQIAAAEAGARPPVVRVGNLEVSRDFLDVRDVVRAYALLLEHGEAGRAYNVCRGRAESLQSLVAALLQRSRLPLRLEADPARLRPSDLPILVGDSSRLRERTGWEAEIPMERTLADVLDDWRRRLAGSAARS, from the coding sequence GTGGCGCGCATCCTGGTCACCGGAGCCCGCGGCTTCGTCGGCCCGCACCTGCTCCGGCACCTCGAGGCCCTGGGCCACGAAGTCTGGGGCACCGATCGCCCGGAGACGCCCGCCCCCGAGACACACCGGGCCTGCGACCTCACCCAGGCCGAGGCGGTGCGCGAGCTCGTCCACGACCTGCGCCCCGACGCCGTCGTGCACCTGGCCAGCGTTTCCTCCGTGGCGCGGTCGTTCGCAGCGCCGCAGCAAACCTTGGCGAACAATCTGCTGTCGGCCTGCAATCTCTTCGAGGCGCTGCGCCCGCGCCCGGCGACGCGGGTCTTGGTCATCGGCTCGGCGGAGCAGTACGGGCGGGTGCGGGCGGACGAGCTGCCCTTGCGCGAGGAGCAGCCCTTCCGCCCGTCGAGCCCTTACGCGGTGAGCAAGGTGGCGCAGGAATTCCTGGCGCTGCAGTACCACACGGCTCACGGGCTGGATGTCGTGGTCGTGCGCAGCTTCAACCATAGCGGCCCGGGACAAAGCGACGACTTCGTCCTCCCGGCGGTGGCGAAGCAGATCGCCGCCGCCGAGGCCGGCGCCCGTCCGCCGGTGGTGCGCGTCGGCAACCTCGAGGTCAGCCGGGACTTCCTCGACGTGCGCGACGTGGTGCGCGCCTATGCTCTGCTGCTCGAGCACGGCGAGGCCGGGCGTGCTTACAATGTTTGCCGCGGCCGGGCGGAGTCGCTGCAGAGCCTGGTCGCCGCGCTCTTGCAGCGCAGCCGTCTGCCCCTCCGTCTCGAAGCGGATCCCGCCCGCCTGCGGCCTTCCGATCTCCCCATCCTGGTGGGCGACAGCAGCCGGCTGCGCGAGCGCACGGGCTGGGAAGCAGAGATCCCCATGGAGAGGACACTGGCCGATGTGCTCGACGACTGGCGCCGGCGTCTGGCAGGAAGCGCAGCCCGATCGTGA
- the gmd gene encoding GDP-mannose 4,6-dehydratase → MPSALITGVTGQDGSYLAEFLLERGYEVYGLVRRSSTLNFERIQHVQDRLHLLPGDLLDPNSLLEAIRAARPQEIYNLAAQSFVQTSWNQPVLTGEFTALGVTRMLEAMRLLAPEARFYQASSSEMFGNATESPQNEATPFRPRSPYGVAKVYGHDIAVNYRDSYGLFVASGILFNHESPRRGLEFVTRKITDGAARIKAGLQDKLALGNLEARRDWGFAGDYVRAMWQMLQLEQPDDFVIASGKTHSVREFARLAFEAVGLDWEEHVVADPRFVRPAEIHELVGDCRKAEQAFDWRARVQLPELVEMMVQADLERVGR, encoded by the coding sequence GTGCCGAGCGCTTTGATCACCGGTGTCACCGGCCAGGACGGTTCCTACCTCGCCGAGTTCCTCCTGGAACGGGGGTACGAGGTGTATGGACTGGTGCGCCGGAGCAGCACCCTCAACTTCGAACGCATCCAGCACGTCCAGGACCGGTTGCACCTGCTCCCCGGCGACCTCCTGGACCCGAACTCGCTGCTCGAAGCCATCCGCGCCGCCCGGCCGCAGGAGATCTACAACCTGGCCGCCCAGTCTTTCGTGCAGACGTCGTGGAACCAGCCGGTGCTCACTGGGGAGTTCACTGCCCTCGGCGTCACCCGCATGCTCGAGGCCATGCGCCTGCTCGCCCCGGAGGCGCGCTTCTACCAGGCCTCCTCGAGCGAGATGTTCGGCAATGCCACGGAATCGCCGCAGAACGAGGCGACACCCTTCCGGCCGCGCAGCCCCTACGGCGTCGCCAAGGTCTACGGCCACGACATCGCGGTGAACTACCGCGACAGCTACGGGCTCTTCGTCGCCTCGGGCATCCTCTTCAATCACGAGTCGCCGCGGCGCGGTCTGGAGTTCGTCACCCGTAAGATCACCGACGGCGCTGCCCGCATCAAGGCGGGCCTGCAGGACAAGCTCGCCCTCGGCAACCTGGAGGCGCGGCGCGACTGGGGTTTCGCCGGGGATTACGTCCGTGCCATGTGGCAGATGTTGCAGCTCGAGCAGCCCGATGATTTCGTCATCGCCTCGGGGAAGACGCATTCGGTGCGCGAGTTTGCCCGGCTCGCCTTCGAGGCGGTGGGCCTCGATTGGGAGGAGCACGTGGTGGCGGACCCGCGCTTCGTGCGGCCCGCCGAGATCCACGAGCTGGTGGGCGACTGCCGCAAAGCGGAGCAAGCCTTCGACTGGCGTGCCCGGGTACAGCTCCCCGAGCTCGTCGAGATGATGGTGCAAGCCGACCTCGAACGCGTGGGGCGCTGA